The genomic segment cccaagcaaggagtgatttctgagctcagatccaggagtaaccccagagggcTGCCAGATgtggtgaaggaaggaaggaaggaaggaaggaaggaaggaaggaaggaaggaaggaaggaaggaaggaaggaaggaaggaaggaaggaaggaaggaaggaaggaaggagggaaggagggaaggaggaagggagggagcgagggagggagggagggagggagggagggagggaggaagggaggaagggaggaaggaaggaaggaatggaggaagggaggaaggaagggaggaagggaggaagggaggaaggaaggaaggaaggaaggaaggaaggaaggaaggaaggaaggaaggaaggaaggaaggaaggaagggagggagggagggaggaaggaaggaaggaaggaaggaaggaaggaaggaaggaaggaaggaaggaaggaaggaaggaaggaaggaaggaaggaaggaaggaaggaaggaaggaaggaaggagagaaagccTAAAATCATAGAGATAGtacatttgtttgattttggtttgggacccacacctgaaagtgcacaggggttactcctgactctgctcagaaatcacacctgaaggtgttcaggagacaatatggaatgccggagattgaacccagaatgACTGCAggtaaagcaaataccttacctgctgtatactATTACTCAGACCCTGAGATACTCCAGTGGGTTAGAGTCCAGTATTTTAGCCTTCCCTGGTACATGGAGAGAGGCATATTTAATAAAGCTATGCCTGAATGACTTCCTACAGTGACATGTTAGTCTTTCACCTTTGGCTTATACATATTCTAGGTGGAGCAAGAAGGCAGATATATTCTTTAAAGGCCCACAGGTGTTTTTCTGTGCTGCTATCTCCAGGTTCATTTTTTCCCTGTGGGCAAAGTGTAGCACTCAGGACATAATGGAATACTGTTATGTTCTCAGGCCATAGGATCATGGGGAATCATAGTATTCCTGTGAGAAAGCAAATGATTGCCAGGTATTCTCCCTTTGGACTCTCTGTCCCTCCCCCCAGATTGACTTCATGATGTGTCTTCATTCTCTTGTCACACTGGGCACTCTCCCTTGTGACCTATGAGTCACAAGAAGTGCTGAAAGTAACTATGAGTCTAGCAAGACAATCTGTCAGCTATTCTTTTGGGAAGATATGATGAATGCCTTCCATTTATATGTGATTGAAGTTTCAGCTAACAggacctggagagagagagagagagagagagagagagagagagagagagagagagagagagagaacagggttTAGAAGGCTAAGGGaactggtggtaggaaatatgcattggtgaagggggttgtatTGAagtttaatcatgaataactttgtatttgtGGAAAAGAAATACCAACTGTATTATACCAATTACCAAATGTATTATGTATATTCAACATAATACCAAATGCATTTTGAACAACCTTGTAtgcatggtacttaaataaactaATTGATTTTCAAAGacacacatgccttgcatgtgtccaactctggtttgacccgtagaaccacatggtcccccaagtatcgCTGGGTGCAGCCCTGTCTGCCATAGCACAGCCAGAATAGCCAggtaatctccagcactgcagaaCTTGAGCACTTTATACTCTCTGATCCTTACATTGAATATGGTTGTGGCTGGCCGAGAATCACCAGAGTgccctccaccccccccaaaaaaataatagaaaaaatatcaagtgaCAGACATCTAGGAGGTACATCCTTGAGTCCAATAAAAAAAACTAGCCCCCccagcggtggcacagtggtagggcatttgccttgcacatggctgacctaggacagactgtagctcaatcccctggcatcccatggtcccccaagccaggagcgatttctgaatgcatagctgagagtaacccctttttgggtgtggcccaaaaaccccaaaataaaataaataaatagggcccggagagatagcacagcggtgtttgccttgcaagcagccgattcaggaccaaaggtggttggttcaaatcccggtgtcccatatggtcccccgtgcctgctaggagctatttctgagcagacagccagtagtaacccctgagcattgccgggtgtggcccaaaaaccaaaaataaataaataaataaataaaaataaataaataaataaataaataaaataaaactagtccCCTGATTGAACCTAAGTCTATCTTCTACAATTGCTGAATCactaagcaattttatttttttaaggcaagcacctttttttaaatttttattgattgattgattggttgttgggccacacccagtggtgctcaagggttactctgcactcagaaatcgcccctggcagattggggaccatatgggatactgggaatcaaactgggttcgtcccaggtcggtcacatacaaggcaaacgctctaccactgtgctatctctctggccccaactaagcAATGTTAATCCTTCTGCTTTCCCAGTTCTTTCAGAAGACAGCACTCTGACCTGCATGCAACATTATGAGGAAGTCCAGACATCAGCTTCAGATCTCTTGGACTCCCAAGACAGCACCACAAAGTCCAAATGTCATCAGAGCCGAGAACTGCCCCAAATCCCTCCGGAGAGTGTGGTGGACACAGTGCTCGACCTGAGGGGCGCAGATGGGGACCCTGGTCTGGGAATGGAGGGGCCGTATGAAGTGCTCAAAGACAGCTCCTCCCAAGAAAACATGGTAGAAGACTGCTTGTATGAAACAGTGAAGGAGATCAAGGAGGTGGCCGCTGCCACACAGGCAGGGAAAGGCCACAATTGCAGGCCCAAGTCCTCTGCAGCTCTGAAAGGGCTTCCAGGGACCCAAACGGACAGCAAAGGTGACTTTGCAGAATATGCCTCGGTGGATCGGAACAAAAAGTGTCGGCAGAGTCTTCATGCAGAGAGTGTTCAGGGGAATTCTTGCGAGCCCGAAGAGGAGCCTCCACCCCCTGTCCCTGCTAAACTTCTGGATGAGAATGAAAACCTtcaggaaaaagaagagggaaaggaagggaaacaaGGCATGGCAGAGGAGACTGAGGAAACCAACAAGGTGGGCAGCAGCACGCATGTTGCATGCATTTATGTGTCAATGGTGGGAATCTGGTTCATTCCtagattattaaattatttgtaatttaaggaacaaattaaatgaaatttgggactggaaagatagtacagtggatagggcacttttgttgtacatggccaacctgattttttccccagtattCCATTAGGGTCCCAAGTCcttcccagagtgatccctgagtgaagaaccaaaaataagccaTGAGTTCCTCTGTGTAttgtccccaaaaataaaactagaagaaatgatcaatattgtatattaaaatgctattatacagtagatttatttataaatatttaatctcCAAGTGCTTTGAATCTCTTTCCTTGAAAATGCCTACAAAGCATTTGAAAACATgtaaaagattttataataagGTTTTATATCTATATAAGGTTTCAAAACATCTTTAAAAGATAGATGAGTCAAAACATTTGCAAAAGAAACGTTGAAGTGgtactggagtggtggtgcaagctatagggcatttgccttgcacacactaacctaggaaggacaaCAGTTCGATCCttcagtatcccaaatggtcccccaagccaggagcgatttctgagctcatagccaggagtaacccctgagtgtcaccgggtgtggtccaaaaacaaaaaccaaataaaaaaaaaaaaacattgaatcaCAGATTCATACTAACTTccctctttttatatattttctaacagAGATTCAGTTCCATTTCATACAAATCTCGGGAAGAAGATCCAACCCTCACAGAAGAAGAGGTGAGCTTATTAAACAGAAAACTTTCAGTATCAGATAGATCTCTGCCCTCACTTAAACTCACCAGTTTGTTACTCTTCTTTTCAAAAGGCAGGaatatttttcagtatgtatttggttTGGAGATGCTACCTTTGGCATGGCACAGAGAGGGCAACCAACAGACAATCAAACAAATAGGAAGACAAGATAAAGTGACCATCTAAATAAGAAAGCTAACTTAGAAATATCAGGAAAAAAGGAGCagcagtgcagtggtagggtgtttgccttgtatgcagctgatgcaggacaaacctaggtttgatttccggcaatccatatggtttcccaagccagcagcgatttctgagtgcatagccaggagtaatccctgagtgtcaccgggtgtgtctcacacacacacacacacacacacacacacacacacacacacacacacacacacacacagaaagaaatgtcaagaaaaaagagaaaggaagaaaacaagaacaaatggGATGTATGGGATGTATGTCAGCTATAGCTAACAGTCAGTAAATGCACATTAGATGAGAATCAATTGGTGGTTTGGAAAGTCACAGAAACAGGAAGAGGTGGTAGGTATTAGGTATCTACATAAGTTGAAGAGCACAGAGACAGGCTAGGGAACAGTAGTAGAAGGTCTAAATGAGAAGTATTGGAAGCTAAGAGCAGATAGCTTTGGGAGATacttttctgggccagagtgtgGATTGAACATACTGGCCAAGGAGAAAGAACTagataggaccagagagattggACAGTGAATAGGGTTCACTTGCAATccctgtggcccagaaaccaaaagaaaaaatcgtATATTCTCTGAAGCACTGGGACAAAATAATTCACTAATTGAATTTTCAGTGAtgcattgaaataataaaaactatcaaGTACACTATTATGTCAAGTTTGGCTCAGAGAGCTGAGGACCTTAATTTCTCAACTTCAAGCTTCTAATTTGGCATTTTCATTATAGTGAAATAATTTTGTGAGTACTCCCTCAGATGATGTTTATATGTATAGTTGTCTCTCCTCCTATGTCAGactcagaaaattaaaacaaaaaaagagctcagTCCCTTgctaaagttttaaaaagtagaagtgttttggtggtattttgGTGGTATTTCCTCTAACCACAGGTTGCATAAGGGAACCCATGGTAAGTGATCCTAGACACctaatttcttccctttccttagaTTCAGCCCTGACCCTTTCAGGATTTCTTTCAATGTTTTATCTTCAGACCCTTAAGGCAGTGTCTTCTAGCCAGAACCAAAACGACACCTTTTTCCTGCTTCCCACTCTGGAGCCAGACTAATGCTACTTCAGACACAAATGTAGACTACAAAAGAGGGAAACTAACCCTTTAAAATAAGTCAAAACTGGGGCCAGAATCATAGTACAGGgggttgggtacttgccttgcatgtgatgtacctgggtttgatccccagcacctcatatattCCTCTGAGCCCACAGTGTAacttctgggcatagagccaggagtaagcctttagaAGCACCAgatatgtggcccaaaagtcaaaaatgtGTGGGGGGggaaattatgatttttattattcttgcaTTTCTGGTGAGGTTTTTTTTAGAACAGGGCCTTGATATAATGATGAATTTATAACAGCataaaaaactgatttaaaaTTGAAATTGCTTTCTTCTTGCATTTCTGGTattccttttaaaaagaaaaactggaccCTGTTATCATaatgaatttattataaaataaaaacttctttttaATTCTGATAACCATTTGTAAATTGATATCCATTTATTATAATAGTTTAATGATACATGCTTTTGGAAAAATAAGCCTAAATCACTTATTTGTGTAGTTGTGTAATATAATGTTAGTCCTAATTGAAACTGAGGTCTGTGTTTTTAGTGTCATTATTCCAGTTTAAGAGAATGATAGGGGGaaagtttgatttaaaaaaaaattaaaattaaatgggaAAAGAGTAATTCTTAAGAGGATAATAACAATTTACAGGCTGAATAGTGAAAATGAAAGGCTTTTTAAAAATGACCATAAAGTTATTTAGCTATTTAGTGAGGGGACTTGAAGAGAAACCAGtgtataaattagaaataataatcaaaaaataaagaaagaatataggAATATTTGTGACATTTTGTAAAATTGACAGTGACAGCTTCTGCATGTAA from the Suncus etruscus isolate mSunEtr1 chromosome 10, mSunEtr1.pri.cur, whole genome shotgun sequence genome contains:
- the PAG1 gene encoding phosphoprotein associated with glycosphingolipid-enriched microdomains 1, which encodes MGPIGSLLSGGHMQVVLWGSLAAVATFFLITFLVFLCSSCDREKKPRQHSGDDENLMNVTSDKELFSRSITSLATDAPVSSEQNGVLTNGDVLSEDSTLTCMQHYEEVQTSASDLLDSQDSTTKSKCHQSRELPQIPPESVVDTVLDLRGADGDPGLGMEGPYEVLKDSSSQENMVEDCLYETVKEIKEVAAATQAGKGHNCRPKSSAALKGLPGTQTDSKGDFAEYASVDRNKKCRQSLHAESVQGNSCEPEEEPPPPVPAKLLDENENLQEKEEGKEGKQGMAEETEETNKRFSSISYKSREEDPTLTEEEISAMYSSVNKPGQPGNKSGQSLKVPEATYTSIEGATQRSPSSCSDLYATLKDFEKTPSNSVSVIPTTRRLSQEPEPDYEAIQTLNREEEKAHLETNGHYSPFPKENDYESIGDLQQCRDVTRL